The uncultured Methanoregula sp. genomic sequence CGGCCTGAGTTCATTCCATATCCCGGATATCTCGCTGAACCACAAGATCTGGGAGAACCGGTACGGTCCCGTGACAAAAAGCAAGTTTCACCGGAGAACACTCCGCGAAGAACGGGTTGCCCTTGAAAAACACGCCCGCGTTGCCGGGTGCCGCCTGATCATCAATCCCTGGCTGGATTATGAAAAATATGGTTTTACCGCACGTATCGTCCGTCTCTGCAGCATCATCCAGTTCCTGCGAAAGGATACGATCGATATCGAAGTTGCCCTCAATGACCAGCTCAGCGAGAGCGAGAGCGTCACCATCGTCGGGGACTGGTTCCAGGCCGAGTCCTATTCCGCAAAACTGGGCCAGGGGTTCCGGCAGACCATCTTCACCCGGCATGCGCCGAGCATGCAGCCGAGGATCGAGCTCTTCGACCAGGAGTTCGATGAACTGCTGCATACCTCCGGCTGGACCCGCGGGAATTCCCGGTTAAAAGCCATCGAAGCGGTAAAAACGATCATCACGGTATTGATCCAGAATGCCCGGGACGAGACCGATCCGGATAAACGGCTTAACCGGCAGAAAGTCATTGAAGCGATTCCTGATTTTGCTGAAGAGGCAAAGTACCTGGACAAAAACGGGTAACGGGGTTCTTGTTTTTTATCGGGCATTGCGTGAACGGTTCCATCACGGCAGACAGTCCGTGTCCTCGTCAGCAGCACGTTCAACGACATTCAAGCCGGTGAGTTGCTGAATGAAAACGGGTTATATCGCCGGATACTATTCACATGCCCGCCGGATCTCTTCAAGGGACGGCTTAATCCGGTTGATTATTATCGTTATTCCGGTTTCATCGGCAAGCCGGTATGCTTCCTCTGCATAATCCAAAGCTTTTCGGTTCTTTCCCTGCTTAAAGAATAGCAGCGCCTGGTAATACAACGAGAGCGAGAGCCCCCCCACATTCTTCAGTTCCCGGCAGATCTGTTCGGCTTCGGTATGGAGAGCCAGTGCACCGTCAGGATCTCCTTTCGCTTTAAGGAGTTCCCCTTTCGAGGTAAGTACTGCCTGCAACCCGTTTTTATCCCCGGTTTCCCGGCAGATCTGTTCAGCCTCGGTATACAGGGCCAGCGCACTGTCAGGATCATCTCTTTCCGCTAAAATATCTGCCCGGTACTGGATAGCCGTGGATAACCCGTTTTTATCCCCGGTTTCCCGGCAGATCTGTCCGGCCTCGGCATACAGGGCCAGTGCACCGTCAGGATCCTTATTGTTTTTCAGGATCAGCCCCTGGTTTTGTAAAATAAACTGCAGACGGTTTTTATTGTTAAGTTCGCGGCTGATCTGTTCTGCTTCTTTTAAAAGGGTCATTGCCCCGTCAAAATCGCTCCTTACGAACAGGATATTTGAACGGTTCGAAAGGCAGGAAGACAGACCGTCTTTGTTTCCGGTTTCCCGGCAGATCTTCTCGGCCTCGGCATACGCCTTTTCAGCCCCGGCCAGATCGCCACGGGTATAAAGGATATTAGCCCGGTTTGCAAGAGGTGCATACAAATCCAGGTTATTCCCGGTCTCCCGGCAGACTTTCTCGGCTTCAGTATACAGGGCCAGTGCACCGTTAAGATCCGATCGGTCATAGAGAATATGGGCCCGGTACACAAGGGATTCAAGCAATCCAATCGTATCGCCGGTTTCACGACAGATCTGTTCTTCTTCCTTATGCAGTTTCATCGCCCCGTCCAGATCGCCAAAATCCGCGAGGACTATCGCCCGGTTACCCAGGGATACCAGCATCCGGGCCCTGTTTCCGGTCTCCCGGCAGATCCGTTCCTGTTCTTTGAGGAGTTCCAGAGCTTCCTCCAGCCGGCTCCATGTTCTGAGAATCATAGCCCGGGCTCCAAGGGATATTTCCAGCCCGTCGAGATCGCCGGTCTCCCTGCAAATCCGCTCCACTTCTCTATGAAGCTCCATTGCCTCCTCAAGCCGGCCCCATATCCTGAGGATCAGCGCCTGGTTTCCCAGGCATGCCGACAACATCTCCCGGTCCCCGATTTCACGGCAGATCCGTTCCTCTTCGCGATGAAGCTCCATCGCTTCCTCCAGCCGGCCCCCTTTCATGAGAATGCTTGCCTGGCCGCAGAGAGACCGTGAGAGTCCGGCCCTGTTTCCGGTCTCCTGGCAGATCCGTTCCTGTTCTTTGAGGAGTTCCAGAGCTTCCTCCAGCCGGCCCCATGTTTTTAGAATATCCGCCTGGTTTCCAAGCGATGCCTGAAGAGCAGGCCGATCGCCGGTCTCCCGGCAGATCCGTTCCTCTTCCTTATGGAGTGCAATGGCTTCATCCGGTTTCGCCCAAACCCTGCTGAGAATTGTAGCCTGGCTACCCAGGGACCGGCAGAGCCCGGCCCGGTTTCCGGTCTCCCGGCAGATCTGTTCCTGTTCCCTGAGGAGTTCCATTGCTTCGTTAAACCGGGCCAATAACCTGAGCATCCCTGCCTGGTTTCCGAGCGATGCCTGGTAATTACCACGGTCTCCCCGTTCACGATAAAACCGGGTAAGGAACTGCTGCAGGATCAATCCCTCTTTCAGGTTTCCGGTATCCGAGAACAGCGTTGCAAGGTTCCAGGTACTATCCCCGTATTCCTCCGGGTGATGAAGCATATCCCGGTAGGTCTCCACCATACGGTACAAAGACCGTGTTTCAAGATCCGCCCAGTACATTTTAACATCGTACGGGTTCATCGTCCAGAGGTGCTGGAAGAAGTTTAGATTCCGGAGAAGTACATGCAGGAGATCCCATGCCCCCGCCCGGTCATACTGCCAGGGAAGTTCTTCAAGAGCCCTGGGGGATATCCCCGGGGTTTCAAAATATCCGGCGATCCGGAGATGCGCCTGGTTCCGGGCACTCTCTGAACCAAGATACCGGGCCTCCACGGCTTTTTTCAGGTAATCATGGAAGAACCCGAGCAGCCCGGACCGGTTGATCAGCGCTTTTTCCATGGAAAGGGAGAGCGGTGACCAGAAGGCACCGGGCATCGGGTTGCCATCTCTCCCTGTCATATCAAGGAGTTCCGGCTCGGAGAGCCCCCGACGGGATGCCCAGATGAGTTTCATTACATCCTGGACAAGTTCCGGGCGGTCCCGGTTGAAATCCTTCTCCCACCGTTCAAGGATCAGGCAAAAAAGCCCGTCAATTTCCCGGGCACGGAGGTATCGTTCCGCTTCAGCCATGAGCGTATCATGATCCCCGTACAGCCTGAGCTCTTCGAGCAGGCAGCGGAGATAGAGCGGATTTTTCGATTGGGAAGCATTGCTGATCTTCTGTACCAGTTCCACGGAAGGTGTTCTCCGGTATTGGGCGAGATAGAAGCGGATAAGTTCCTCCTGTTCATCATGAGCCAGGGGTTCCACGTTCATCGCCGGCCAACCGCGTTCCTTCAGGCTGTCGAGCGACCGGCCGGGAAGGGTTGATACAATAAGCCGGATATTTGAGGGGATAACTGTCGGAAGCCAGACCAGATCCGGGGCCCCGTCCCGGTCTTCAAGCTGGTTGAGGGCGTCGATAATGAGAATTACTTTTCCCCGTGCCGCTGCCATATGCAGCCAGTTTGCAAAGGCTGCCCGGATTTCTTCGGGTCTCTCCGGGATCTCCTCGTCGAAGCGGAAATGCCGCCTTAACTCCCCCATGATCCTGCGGAGCATGGCAACATAATCCGTGCTCTCCTCAGACGCTCCAATAAAGTGAATCAGTACCAGGGGTTGTATCTCTGATGGAGAGGGGCCAAAAGATTTTTCAGTTGTGCCGGTTTGAACTCCCTCCCGGTAGCGTTTCACCCAGTGGGCGAGCAGGGCAGATTTTCCTGACCCGGAATCACCAAGAATAACCAGAGGCGGACCGTTTCCCCGGGCATGGGCATCGAGCGTATCGAAATAGTGTTGCCGTTCGATATAAATCCCGAACCGGCTCTTTGCAAAGGTCTCATGCACTGCAGTTTCGCGGTCAAGAGCATCGCGCTTGCCGGGCGGGGGGAATTGTTCAATCACTTCAAGAAGATCCTGCAGGACACGCGAACCGAACTCCCGGGGGTTACGGTAATTTTCCCGCACGGGAATGCCGGATTTACGGATCTCCTCTTTGAGCGAGAGGAGTTTTTCCCGCCGTAATTCAACCCGGCGGCCGGTCTCTTTTGTCCCGTGCAGTCTAATCTCGTCAGCGGTTGGACATTCAAGAAAATCCTGTTGCCGGGTTTTGGGAATTGTTTCAATGTACGCCGGGTCCCGGAAATAAAAGAACGACCGGCCTGCCATAGCGGGATTGTTCAGCACCCCGTGCAGGATCTCAAGTGCCGTAACAGAATTTTCGAAATGCCCGTTCAGCCATGGCTGCTGGTTCCGGAGATCTTCGGGGATTTCGTCCGGCACCCACCCGTACCGCTCACCAAGGATGCCGATGATATAGGGTTTACACCGGTCTATCTCGGCAAGACAGATCGGGAGCACTTCCCCCCGCTCGGCCTGATCTTCCGTGATGCCCCAGCGGAGGTCCACTTCGCCCCATTCGATATCCCGCTCTTCGCAGAGTTTCCGGAGGGCCGGGAAGACCCTTTTTGCCAGCTCGTCCCGCTCCTCCTGCATGTCGCGGAAGGTCGAGGAGATGAATACCCGGATACGCCGTGGCTCTTCAGGTGGCATGTTCATTATTCCCGGACAAGTATTATTCCGCTCCGGTATCTTGGATATTATGATTTTATCCTGACCGGGAATGATATCACGATTTTTCTGGTTTCACGCGGGTTTGTGGTCAGATGGTTTGGATCCTCAAAAGCCGGATGATTTACCACATACGGTTTGAACAGTCGCTCAGACAATTCTCTTCATCCCTCCTCCACGTTCAGATATTCCCGTGCAGCGCGTAAAAATACACTATAAACCATCATACCGGTTTTCATTACACTCGCAGGTTTTTACTGTCCCGATCAAAAAACAAAGCCTTAAGATAACAATTATATTAATGGATCAATTAGTCCCAGAAGGTCGATCCAGATGTCAACGGTATCTTCCACAAAATTTTCTGAATTACTGAGCAGGTGCAATCCGCGTATTATGAAGCGTTGTTTCATGACGGGAAAACAATGCATCTTTTCATCAATCATTGCTGAAAAAACTGCAATATCAAAAGACCGGAAGAAAAACGGGGCACAGAGAACTGATGATGACCTTAACCTTTTTATTATCATGCCGTTTCGGCCCAATATCGAGACGTTTTACCAGTGGAGTCTCAAGCCGTTCTTAATTGAGAACGGTTTAAAACATCTCAATATCCGGAAATCCGATGAAGTCACGGATATGGGGTATATTGTCTGCGAAAAAATATGTAAAAAGATCCAGGAATCGGATCTCGTTTTTGCGGATATCTCGATAGGGAATACCAATGTTTTTTACGAGATCTGGCTTGCGTACGGACTTGGGCGGCCGGTAATCCTGTTACAGGAAAGATCAGTGAAAAAAGATCTTTTCCTGGACCCACGGGTCCGGACCTGTATCAGTTACAACAAAAATTTCCAGCACGATATTAATGAGAAGATCCTCCGGTACCATGGTCTTGAAAATCTCGGAAAAGAGCTGAGCGGCCCCCTTGAAAAATCCATTATCGAGCCCTTCATCCAGAAAAACATGAAAATGGATCTGAAAATTTCAGTCCTGGATTTTTCCCCAGCCCATCTGCCAAATAAAAACACGGTGGAAACTCCAGAAATAACGGACGATATTACCCTGGATTTCCACGGCATTCTCAAAGGCGCCTGCACGGTTGCAATGAAAAAGATCAAAGCGCAGCTCGACAGCAATGAGACCCAGATACCGGTCGATATCCGGCAGCAGATAAAAAATAATATCGAGAGTGAAAAAGATGACGAACAGGACAACGGGAAAAAGAGATCAAAAGAGAAAGCAGAAGAATTCCCGGTTATCCAGACGATAAAAGTAGACGGTATACAGGGATTTGATCACATCACGCAGCAGATCGGGTCCTCTTTTTGTACCGTTATTGATGTGACGCCGGACCAGCCGGAGAGTATCCTTGCCTATTTCTGGCTGGGATACTGCCATGCCCGGGGCTGTAACGTAATACCGGTCTTCAAGATGAAGAACAAGGATGATCTCCCGAAGATCTCAAGTAAACTTGCTTTTGATATCCGCTCGCTCTGGTTCGCTGATTATTATGCAGACGAAGCATACAAGTTCGAGCCGCGGATACGGGAGATCCTTGAATATTTATTGATCCGGGACCTGCCGGACCGGCAGAAGCGGGATTTCTGGAACCTCTTTCCCCCGGAAAAAGAGATCAAGGTATTTACCGGGGCAATCCATGCGAATGAACAGATCCGGGAAGTCGTGGGAGACTGGGATGTCAGGACGGTATCCGAGATTTTCTCTTACCTGCCCATGATCCGGGAAACCCGGCCACCGCAACTGGTAACACCGTTCCACTCCCCTGAGGAGGCGTTCAACCAGTTCAAAAGAGACAAGAGACGCGAGACCGGATTGGAAATAACAGATAAGAACGAATCTGGTTTCTTTGCCGAATTCATTAATATTTTCAACAATGACCTGGATGAACAGCTCAGGAATTGCAACGCCATTGTTGTTGCTTCCCCGGATGTCAACCCGGTTGCCGAGTTTCTGCTGAACAAGATCTCCCGTTCAACCTCCGAGAATTGCCCACACCAGGCGTTCCAGGAGTGTATGCACCCGAATTTCAATGGTTATGTCGTGGTCAAGGAGAAGGATAATCCTTCGGAACTAAAATTCAAACGCATGTTCTACCTGGAAAAAAAGCGGTCTCTTGATGCGCAGCCGAAACGTGGTTTTTTTGAACACAAGGATATCTACCTGAAAAAAGAGAACGACATATACCTCCAGGATTATTATAACCAGGACGAGGACAACGAGGATTTTTCATTACTGGGACACCTGCTCGTTGCCAGGTACCCCCCGCAGGAGGACGGCAATTTTGTCATCCTCTTAAACGGCGTTAGCGGGCCGGCAACGTTTGCCCTTGCGCAGATACTTACCGGCGGAGGGCATAACCCGACAGGCCCGTACATGAACACCCGGTCCGAGTCCATGCTCAAGGCTATCAACAAACGCCTTGTTGAACCAAACTGTATCGGTGTCCAAGGGATCGTTAAGATCTCCTTAAAACGCGATCATCCGAGACGGACAGGCATTACCGATGGAACCCCGGCGAGCGGCCCCGTGGAAAAGAGAAGGTACATTACGAATGTTGACAGCCGCCGGGTAGATTCATGGGAATGGTTCGACGAGGATCACCCGCAGTCAATTTTTAAATAATTTTTTATGAGGCCTCTGGAAACAGATAATGGCGATAAAGAGAGCACGGAATAGCGAGATATATGGTGATGGCAATTCATCCCATGCAACCAATCAAATGGGAATAGCAGGAACCTGGTAGTCGATCCGGTTTAAAATCCTATTACTTTTATACTCCCCAGACTTTATTTCAAGTATCCATGTCCACATCCTGGAAGACCGTCAGCATCTTCATCAGCAGCACGTTCAATGACATGCACGCCGAGCGGGACTATCTCGTGAAACGGGTATTTCCCGAGCTGCGGGAATGGTGCGGGAAGCGGAAACTGCGACTGGTGGATATTGACCTGCGCTGGGGTGTCACGGAAGAGGATGCAACCCGGCACAAGAATGTGGTCAAAGTATGCCTCGACCGGATCGAT encodes the following:
- a CDS encoding toll/interleukin-1 receptor domain-containing protein; this translates as MPAEPKKLFRVFISYSHQNIEIAEKIVAILESAGFQVIWDRKFNFGHGFHDQIKIFIAHSHVFLPIITKDSSERGWVHQEIGYAMALNIPVLPIAIDRLPGEMIRELHAIQVGENLDGLENILTKETITNLMCHYKNPNYALYQCAEFTEDRAIMMANYANYVLWMRTHAKVRQKGGLSSFHIPDISLNHKIWENRYGPVTKSKFHRRTLREERVALEKHARVAGCRLIINPWLDYEKYGFTARIVRLCSIIQFLRKDTIDIEVALNDQLSESESVTIVGDWFQAESYSAKLGQGFRQTIFTRHAPSMQPRIELFDQEFDELLHTSGWTRGNSRLKAIEAVKTIITVLIQNARDETDPDKRLNRQKVIEAIPDFAEEAKYLDKNG
- a CDS encoding tetratricopeptide repeat protein — its product is MPPEEPRRIRVFISSTFRDMQEERDELAKRVFPALRKLCEERDIEWGEVDLRWGITEDQAERGEVLPICLAEIDRCKPYIIGILGERYGWVPDEIPEDLRNQQPWLNGHFENSVTALEILHGVLNNPAMAGRSFFYFRDPAYIETIPKTRQQDFLECPTADEIRLHGTKETGRRVELRREKLLSLKEEIRKSGIPVRENYRNPREFGSRVLQDLLEVIEQFPPPGKRDALDRETAVHETFAKSRFGIYIERQHYFDTLDAHARGNGPPLVILGDSGSGKSALLAHWVKRYREGVQTGTTEKSFGPSPSEIQPLVLIHFIGASEESTDYVAMLRRIMGELRRHFRFDEEIPERPEEIRAAFANWLHMAAARGKVILIIDALNQLEDRDGAPDLVWLPTVIPSNIRLIVSTLPGRSLDSLKERGWPAMNVEPLAHDEQEELIRFYLAQYRRTPSVELVQKISNASQSKNPLYLRCLLEELRLYGDHDTLMAEAERYLRAREIDGLFCLILERWEKDFNRDRPELVQDVMKLIWASRRGLSEPELLDMTGRDGNPMPGAFWSPLSLSMEKALINRSGLLGFFHDYLKKAVEARYLGSESARNQAHLRIAGYFETPGISPRALEELPWQYDRAGAWDLLHVLLRNLNFFQHLWTMNPYDVKMYWADLETRSLYRMVETYRDMLHHPEEYGDSTWNLATLFSDTGNLKEGLILQQFLTRFYRERGDRGNYQASLGNQAGMLRLLARFNEAMELLREQEQICRETGNRAGLCRSLGSQATILSRVWAKPDEAIALHKEEERICRETGDRPALQASLGNQADILKTWGRLEEALELLKEQERICQETGNRAGLSRSLCGQASILMKGGRLEEAMELHREEERICREIGDREMLSACLGNQALILRIWGRLEEAMELHREVERICRETGDLDGLEISLGARAMILRTWSRLEEALELLKEQERICRETGNRARMLVSLGNRAIVLADFGDLDGAMKLHKEEEQICRETGDTIGLLESLVYRAHILYDRSDLNGALALYTEAEKVCRETGNNLDLYAPLANRANILYTRGDLAGAEKAYAEAEKICRETGNKDGLSSCLSNRSNILFVRSDFDGAMTLLKEAEQISRELNNKNRLQFILQNQGLILKNNKDPDGALALYAEAGQICRETGDKNGLSTAIQYRADILAERDDPDSALALYTEAEQICRETGDKNGLQAVLTSKGELLKAKGDPDGALALHTEAEQICRELKNVGGLSLSLYYQALLFFKQGKNRKALDYAEEAYRLADETGITIIINRIKPSLEEIRRACE